A region from the Falco rusticolus isolate bFalRus1 chromosome 4, bFalRus1.pri, whole genome shotgun sequence genome encodes:
- the NUDT16L1 gene encoding tudor-interacting repair regulator protein isoform X1, whose protein sequence is MAAMGAMAAMGALPAMGALPPLPTLGVPGVPELKPLTRYEAMRLGPGWSHSCHAMLYAPNPGMLFGRIPLRYAVLMQMRFDGLLGFPGGFVDRRYWSLEDGLNRVLGLGLGCVRLTEADYLCSHLTEGPHRVVAHFYARQLTLEELHTIEISAVHSRDHGLEVMGMVRVPLYTQKDRMGGLPNFLGNSFVGTAKFQLLFALKILNMVPEEKLAEAVAATQKPKKPAIDQAAAVTGNPPATKPSNELAMPAKTGNELAERAENQAAAQAAAEQAVAGLQSHVVAEQLVAVPVAEAVEQPAGLGADAVAEQPVAEPME, encoded by the exons ATGGCGGCCATGGGGGCGATGGCGGCCATGGGGGCGCTGCCCGCCATGGGagcgctgccgccgctgccgaCGCTGGGGGTACCGGGCGTGCCCGAGCTGAAGCCGCTGACGCGGTACGAGGCCATGCGGCTGGGCCCGGGCTGGAGCCACTCGTGCCACGCCATGCTGTACGCGCCCAACCCGGGCATGCTGTTCGGCCGCATCCCGCTGCGCTACGCCGTGCTG ATGCAGATGCGATTTGACGGACTACTGGGCTTTCCCGGGGGGTTCGTGGATCGCCGTTACTGGTCCCTGGAGGACGGTCTGAATCGGGTGCTGGGCTTGGGTTTGGGCTGTGTGCGCCTGACGGAAGCTGACTATCTGTGCTCGCACCTGACAGAGGGGCCACATCGAGTGGTGGCACACTTCTACGCCAGGCAGCTGACCCTGGAGGAGCTGCATACCATCGAGATCAGCGCGGTGCATTCCCGAGACCACGGGCTGGAG GTGATGGGCATGGTCCGTGTCCCTCTCTACACCCAGAAGGACCGCATGGGCGGGCTGCCCAACTTCCTGGGCAACTCCTTCGTTGGAACCGCCAAATTCCAGCTACTCTTTGCCCTGAAGATCTTGAACATGGTGCCGGAGGAGAAGCTGGCCGAGGCGGTGGCTGCCACGCAGAAGCCGAAGAAGCCGGCCATTgaccaggcagcagcagtgacaggaaACCCGCCTGCCACTAAGCCCTCGAACGAGCTGGCGATGCCCGCTAAAACAGGCAACGAATTGGCAGAGAGGGCCGAGAACCAGGCAGCTGCGCAGGCAGCCGCCGAGCAGGCAGTGGCCGGGCTGCAGAGCCACGTTgtggcagagcagctggtggctgtgccggTGGCCGAGGCAGTGGAGCagccggcggggctgggggcagatgCTGTGGCAGAGCAGCCCGTGGCTGAGCCGATGGAGTGA
- the NUDT16L1 gene encoding tudor-interacting repair regulator protein isoform X2, whose protein sequence is MAAMGAMAAMGALPAMGALPPLPTLGVPGVPELKPLTRYEAMRLGPGWSHSCHAMLYAPNPGMLFGRIPLRYAVLVMGMVRVPLYTQKDRMGGLPNFLGNSFVGTAKFQLLFALKILNMVPEEKLAEAVAATQKPKKPAIDQAAAVTGNPPATKPSNELAMPAKTGNELAERAENQAAAQAAAEQAVAGLQSHVVAEQLVAVPVAEAVEQPAGLGADAVAEQPVAEPME, encoded by the exons ATGGCGGCCATGGGGGCGATGGCGGCCATGGGGGCGCTGCCCGCCATGGGagcgctgccgccgctgccgaCGCTGGGGGTACCGGGCGTGCCCGAGCTGAAGCCGCTGACGCGGTACGAGGCCATGCGGCTGGGCCCGGGCTGGAGCCACTCGTGCCACGCCATGCTGTACGCGCCCAACCCGGGCATGCTGTTCGGCCGCATCCCGCTGCGCTACGCCGTGCTG GTGATGGGCATGGTCCGTGTCCCTCTCTACACCCAGAAGGACCGCATGGGCGGGCTGCCCAACTTCCTGGGCAACTCCTTCGTTGGAACCGCCAAATTCCAGCTACTCTTTGCCCTGAAGATCTTGAACATGGTGCCGGAGGAGAAGCTGGCCGAGGCGGTGGCTGCCACGCAGAAGCCGAAGAAGCCGGCCATTgaccaggcagcagcagtgacaggaaACCCGCCTGCCACTAAGCCCTCGAACGAGCTGGCGATGCCCGCTAAAACAGGCAACGAATTGGCAGAGAGGGCCGAGAACCAGGCAGCTGCGCAGGCAGCCGCCGAGCAGGCAGTGGCCGGGCTGCAGAGCCACGTTgtggcagagcagctggtggctgtgccggTGGCCGAGGCAGTGGAGCagccggcggggctgggggcagatgCTGTGGCAGAGCAGCCCGTGGCTGAGCCGATGGAGTGA